A DNA window from Bos mutus isolate GX-2022 chromosome 11, NWIPB_WYAK_1.1, whole genome shotgun sequence contains the following coding sequences:
- the SEC16A gene encoding LOW QUALITY PROTEIN: protein transport protein Sec16A (The sequence of the model RefSeq protein was modified relative to this genomic sequence to represent the inferred CDS: inserted 1 base in 1 codon) — MQPPPQAVPSGMVGPPPSGSPQTMFWSNSPYRRQAGSHAPMAPVACPLQPVTDPFAFSRQALQTTSLGGSSKSSLPILQGPALPSSLQRAGLPVPHTNTGDSSQGPCEPLPGPPVQPRADASPFPGAPMPSASHGPETTRSAKAPGPEPELPDPPYPPQYIPAAGSSGARGGLPQGHASGPDRPLSRPSPPDSATPPAALPLPPQPCQQVPGQWGPGQGGPRPPGQHYWPGPEGPPQIPGPHASSVTHFPPLSSLHQRPGHEQLGPPASLPGPSASGGKNEAAYLPSGDHSANSFDPESAFRQNSRVGNARANQELRSSPGVNREQLSGLAAISPLAQVNRPESRSHYLPGAGGGWTPLEGGSGALAMFFKGGETENEENLSLETAGSAGQADIDGFCLGQLPAHVGVGGAHQAFPRGSSSEPMQLGGEPQPASKAAAMDVWADTARAGAQYENIENLEFVQNQEVLPSEPLTMDPSSPGDPLRCGPLPGPAGPRLSAVGPAGSGGPNLEALDMTAHPARSDSVSSGYGGKSHRALPGAARPCDSGTFIQQEVGKPEDESAGRFFKQIDSSPVGGETDETSSQNYHGSLSQPSTPSPPKPTGVFQTSANSSFEPVKSHLVGVKPIEADRANVVGEVRGPSAHQKQHRAAAATPDATPGNLEQPPDNMETLFPPQRCVPPLTTPVEAGRGLLQAAGPPLETVLPAPEKRPSTRAQGPGTCESPATTLWAQNELPDFGGNVLLAPAAPALHVPVKPQPSEVIQPPDEGVARQVGPGCQSGDGLGTSENLENPPQLGEEEALPPQAGPGYASLLSSPPTECLQNQPVLIAQPDQSYSLAQPVNSSMSLPNSNEKAPSWRDSSVGDKPSVSSRAAGGDPGENVPLSGMPAGSLVCSPPPNHLAQSPFPQASGTYDVVSNQAANLLVQLHSHPKPSLPEGQKAHSAECVPPEGLPSPAGASGLVLVPPAGGSSVPGSSKPGLCGRRDGAVGALDCTFSRTLENPAGVYGPAHADGPASGQQPTASCRPLGPGANTPDRFYQQVMKEAQDQPGAERAKQELAPPLPAPQGPRAVLPEPSTPGSXPVQAQPADSAQPASPAPADAGQQLPPRPPRSSSASVVSTSSSQAAPRPDQQWLQPPPPDLASYYYYRSLYDGYQPPYPSPYPPDPGPAPHYYQDVYGLYDPRYRPCDGAAYVDPCRCPEPERPGSRASHCSDRPVARQVYPEGYYNSKSGWSSQSDYYAAYYSGQYDYGDPSRWDRFYYGPRFRDPRSYDRGYWCDAEYDLCRKENYAYGDRPEKYDDRYRYDPRFTGSFDDEPEPPRDPYGEEVDRRSEHSEHSARSLRSAPSLQSRRSSFSAHSHQSQVYRSHNVPSGSYEVPPPPGSFHGDYAYGPYGSDFHGAPGFPEYGYPAEASWPSVEQAPSRPTSPEKFSVPHVCARFGPGGQLIKVIPNLPSEGQPALVEIHSMETLLQHTPEQEEMRAFPGPLGKDETHKVDVINFAQNKATKCLQNENLIDKESASLLWSFIVLLCRQNGTVVGTDIAELLLRDHRTVWLPGKSPNEANLIDFTNEAVEQVEEEESGEAQLSFLTDSQAASTLEKDTERFRELLLYGRKKDALESAMKNGLWGHALLLASKMDSRTHARVMTRFANSLPINDPLQTVYQLMSGRMPAASTCCGDEKWGDWRPHLAMILSNLSSSVDVESRAMATMGDTLASKGLIDAAHFCYLMAQVGFGVYTKKTAKLVLIGSNHSLPFLKFATNEAIQRTEAYEYAQSLGAQACSPPSFQVFRFIYCCRLAEMGLAAQAFHYCEAIARSVLAQPHRHSPVLLHQLVQVASQLRLFDPQLKEKPEEEASAEPPWLVQLQLVERQVEEGAVAWSQDGACPPHCPSSPSPEVGPRDGPEPTQLVGLGADNPLLAPPVTGAELLSQDVRLLPSAPLTLPDGPAAVPVRVPMFPVPLPGPVELGPVHGPPGAVPGFPEPSGPDPVALYPGPGVPPLQETDRLLPEARGQDTGVVPQETPGRSSRSEPGEEEFGGNFADTGSLRTSPGPEAPPQALQLPAPLTPAPEVQRPVQAAKKESKEPKKSSESWFSRWLPVKKRTEAYLPDDKNKSIVWDEKKNRWVDVNEPEEEKKAPPPPPAALPKAPQAAHPGPGGLPRPTVNMYSRKAAGTRARYVDVLNPGGPQRSEPALAPTDLFAPLAPLPIPAHLLGPNADAEELPSTERASREGPARPEPTSDPKVFGPAVASLPGPELPASGLDGPQGGELSRCSSLSSLSREVSQHFNQAPGAVAPAGAPSGAAVPFYNPAQFAQAPAASGSSRTGRIGQRKYPALS, encoded by the exons CAGACCCTTTTGCTTTCAGTCGACAGGCTCTCCAGACTACATCGCTGGGCGGTTCGTCTAAAAGCAGCCTGCCCATTTTGCAAGGCCCAGCCCTGCCGTCGTCCCTGCAGCGTGCTGGTCTGCCCGTGCCTCACACAAACACTGGGGACAGCTCCCAAGGGCCCTGCGAACCTCTGCCAGGGCCTCCGGTGCAGCCCAGGGCAGACGCCAGCCCATTTCCCGGGGCGCCAATGCCCTCGGCCTCACACGGGCCCGAGACGACCAGGAGTGCCAAGGCTCCCGGCCCAGAGCCTGAGCTCCCGGACCCGCCGTACCCACCACAGTACATCCCAGCAGCAGGGTCCAGCGGCGCTCGCGGGGGCCTTCCACAGGGGCACGCGTCTGGGCCCGACAGGCCCCTGAGCCGGCCGAGCCCCCCCGACAGCGCCACACCCCCAGCAGCGCTCCCGCTCCCCCCTCAGCCCTGTCAGCAAGTGCCTGGGCAGTGGGGGCCGGGGCAGGGAGGTCCACGGCCCCCAGGTCAGCATTACTGGCCTGGCCCAGAGGGGCCCCCGCAGATCCCAGGGCCCCACGCCTCCAGCGTCACCCACTTTCCCCCTCTGTCCAGCCTGCATCAGCGTCCTGGCCACGAGCAGCTCGGCCCCCCGGCTTCCTTACCAGGACCCTCGGCCAGTGGTGGAAAAAACGAGGCCGCCTACCTGCCCAGTGGAGACCACTCAGCAAATAGCTTTGATCCAGAGAGCGCGTTCAGGCAGAATTCCAGAGTTGGGAACGCTCGGGCAAACCAGGAGCTCAGGTCGAGTCCTGGAGTGAACAGAGAGCAGCTGTCAGGCCTGGCTGCTATTAGCCCGCTTGCTCAGGTAAACCGCCCGGAAAGCCGTTCGCACTACCTGCCGGGCGCCGGGGGTGGCTGGACCCCACTGGAGGGGGGCTCGGGCGCACTCGCCATGTTTTTCAAAGGAGGAGAGACCGAGAACGAAGAGAACCTCTCGTTGGAAACAGCGGGCTCTGCTGGGCAGGCCGACATAGACGGTTTCTGCCTCGGCCAGCTTCCCGCACACGTGGGCGTGGGAGGCGCTCACCAGGCCTTTCCCAGAGGCTCCAGCAGTGAGCCCATGCAGCTGGGGGGAGAGCCACAGCCAGCCTCTAAGGCAGCCGCCATGGACGTGTGGGCGGACACGGCCCGTGCAGGGGCGCAGTACGAGAACATTGAGaacctggagtttgttcagaacCAGGAAGTTCTGCCGAGCGAGCCCCTCACCATGGATCCTTCCTCCCCAGGCGATCCGCTCAGATGCGGGCCCCTTCCTGGCCCAGCTGGCCCCAGGCTCAGTGCGGTGGGCCCTGCGGGCAGCGGGGGCCCCAATCTCGAGGCCCTGGATATGACAGCGCACCCTGCACGGTCTGACAGCGTGTCGTCCGGTTACGGCGGCAAGAGCCACCGGGCCCTTCCAGGTGCAGCCAGGCCCTGCGACTCGGGTACCTTCATTCAGCAGGAAGTGGGAAAGCCTGAGGATGAGTCTGCAGGGAGGTTTTTTAAGCAGATCGATTCCTCTCCTGTCGGCGGCGAGACAGACGAGACCAGCAGCCAGAACTACCACGGCAGCCTGTCCCAGCCCTCGACCCCCAGCCCCCCAAAACCTACGGGGGTATTTCAGACGAGTGCGAACAGTTCTTTTGAACCCGTGAAATCGCACTTGGTTGGAGTAAAGCCCATTGAGGCAGATCGCGCCAACGTGGTAGGAGAGGTGAGGGGGCCCAGCGCCCACCAGAAGCAGCACAGAGCAGCCGCTGCCACGCCTGATGCCACCCCTGGCAACCTGGAGCAGCCTCCTGACAACATGGAGACCCTCTTCCCGCCGCAGCGCTGCGTGCCGCCTCTCACCACACCCGTGGAGGCCGGACGTGGACTTCTGCAGGCCGCGGGGCCGCCCTTGGAAACAGTGCTGCCCGCACCCGAGAAGAGGCCCTCGACCAGGGCGCAGGGGCCTGGGACGTGTGAGAGCCCCGCCACGACCTTGTGGGCGCAGAACGAGCTCCCGGACTTTGGGGGCAACGTCCTTCTGGCCCCGGCAGCTCCCGCGCTTCATGTGCCAGTGAAACCTCAGCCGTCTGAAGTGATTCAGCCCCCAGATGAGGGGGTGGCACGGCAGGTGGGCCCTGGCTGTCAGAGTGGGGATGGCCTTGGCACTTCTGAGAACCTGGAGAACCCTCCGCAGCTTGGCGAAGAGGAGGCTCTGCCGCCGCAGGCTGGCCCCGGCTATGCCAGCCTGCTGTCCTCCCCGCCCACTGAGTGTTTGCAGAATCAGCCCGTCTTGATCGCCCAGCCCGATCAAAGCTATAGTCTGGCTCAGCCTGTTAACTCTTCTATGTCCTTACCAAATTCTAACGAGAAGGCTCCATCCTGGAGAGACTCTTCGGTGGGAGATAAGCCCTCAGTCAGCAGCCGGGCTGCTGGTGGTGATCCTGGAGAGAATGTACCTTTGTCTGGGATGCCAGCCGGCTCTCTCGTCTGCTCGCCTCCGCCTAACCATCTGGCTCAGAGTCCTTTTCCACAAGCTTCTGGTACCTATGACGTGGTTTCTAATCAAGCTGCTAATTTGCTGGTTCAACTGCACTCTCATCCAAAGCCCTCACTTCCAGAAGGTCAGAAGGCCCACAGCGCAGAGTGTGTGCCTCCTGAGGGGCTGCCCAGCCCTGCGGGGGCCTCGGGCCTGGTGTTGGTGCCGCCTGCAGGCGGCAGCTCTGTGCCTggcagcagcaagccaggcctctgtGGCAGGCGGGACGGAGCTGTGGGAGCCCTGGACTGCACGTTCAGTAGGACTTTAGAAAATCCTGCAGGAGTGTACGGCCCAGCCCATGCAGATGGCCCGGCCTCTGGTCAGCAGCCCACTGCCAGTTGTCGGCCTCTTGGGCCTGGGGCGAACACCCCGGACCGTTTCTATCAGCAGGTGATGAAAGAGGCTCAGGACCAGCCCGGTGCAGAGAGAGCCAAGCAGGAGCTGGCACCGCCACTGCCTGCTCCGCAGGGGCCCAGAGCAGTGCTTCCGGAGCCTTCAACCCCAGGGA CCCCGGTGCAGGCACAGCCTGCAGACTCGGCCCAGCCTGCAAGCCCAGCTCCTGCTGACGCGGGTCAGCAGCTGCCGCCCCGGCCACCTCGGTCCTCCAGCGCCTCTGTTGTGTCCACCAGCTCGAGCCAGGCCGCCCCACGGCCCGACCAGCAGTGGCTGCAGCCCCCGCCTCCCGACCTGGCTTCCTATTACTACTACAGGTCCCTGTATGACGGCTACCAGCCCCCGTATCCCTCCCCATACCCGCCGGATCCTGGCCCAGCCCCCCACTATTACCAG GACGTCTACGGCCTCTACGACCCCAGGTACAGGCCTTGTGACGGCGCTGCCTACGTGGACCCCTGTCGCTGCCCCGAGCCCGAGCGGCCCGGCTCCCGGGCCAGTCACTGCTCCGACCGCCCGGTCGCCAG gcaAGTGTATCCTGAAGGTTACTATAATTCCAAAAGCGGATGGAGCAGTCAGAGTGATTACTATGCAGCTTACTATTCCGGCCAGTACGATTACGGAG ACCCAAGTCGCTGGGATCGGTTCTACTACGGCCCTCGGTTCAGAGACCCCCGTTCCTACGACAGGGGGTATTGGTGTGATGCCGAGTACGACTTGTGCAGGAAGGAGAACTACGCCTACGGTGACAG GCCCGAGAAATACGATGACCGCTACAGGTACGACCCCCGCTTCACCGGGAGCTTTGACGATGAGCCCGAGCCACCTCGGGACCCTTACGGGGAGGAGGTGGACCGGCGTAGTGAGCACAGCGAGCACTCGGCACGGAGCCTGCGCAGCGCGCCCAGCCTGCAGAGCCGCCGCAGCAGCTTCAGCGCCCACTCCCACCAG AGTCAGGTGTACCGGAGTCATAACGTGCCCTCCGGGTCCTATGAGGTGCCCCCTCCGCCGGGCTCCTTCCACGGTGATTACGCCTACGGCCCCTACGGGAGCGACTTCCATGGCGCACCAGGCTTTCCAGAGTACGGCTACCCCGCCGAGGCCAGCTGGCCCTCCGTGGAGCAAG CTCCGTCGAGACCCACTTCTCCCGAGAAGTTCTCGGTGCCTCACGTCTGTGCCAGGTTTGGTCCTGGGGGCCAGCTCATCAAAGTGATTCCAAACCTGCCTTCAGAAGGACAGCCTGCGCTGGTTGAAATTCACAGCATGGAG ACCTTGCTGCAGCATACACCGGAGCAGGAGGAGATGCGGGCCTTCCCAGGACCTCTCGGCAA AGATGAGACCCATAAAGTGGATGTTATTAATTTTGCACAGAACAAGGCTACAAAGTGTTTGCAGAATGAAAACTTAATAGACAAAGAGTCTGCGAGTCTTCTCTGGAGCTTTATTGTCCTGCTGTGCAGGCAGAACGGG ACCGTGGTGGGCACAGACATTGCAGAGCTCTTGTTACGAGACCACCGAACCGTGTGGCTTCCTGGGAAGTCGCCGAATGAGGCCAACCTGATCGATTTCACCAACGAGGCTGTGGagcaggtggaggaggaggagtccGGCGAGGCCCAGCTCTCATTCCTCACGGACAGTCAGGCCGCCAGCACCCTCGAGAAAGACACAGAGCGGTTCCGGGAGCTGCTGCTCTATGGCCGCAAGAAG GACGCCTTAGAGTCTGCAATGAAGAATGGCTTGTGGGGTCACGCCCTGCTACTTGCCAGTAAGATGGATAGCCGGACGCACGCCAGAGTCATGACCAG GTTCGCCAACAGCCTTCCAATCAACGACCCCCTGCAGACTGTCTACCAGCTGATGTCTGGGCGGATGCCGGCCGCGTCCACG TGCTGTGGGGATGAGAAGTGGGGAGACTGGCGGCCACACCTGGCCATGATCTTGTCCAACCTGAGCAGCAGCGTGGACGTGGAGTCTCGGGCCATGGCCACGATGGGCGACACCCTGG CCTCCAAAGGGCTCATTGATGCTGCGCACTTCTGCTACCTCATGGCCCAGGTCGGATTTGGGGTGTACACCAAGAAGACCGCAAAGCTTGTCTTAATTGGGTCAAACCACAG TTTGCCGTTTTTGAAGTTTGCGACCAACGAGGCGATCCAGAGGACAGAGGCCTATGAGTACGCGCAGTCCCTTGGGGCGCAGGCCTGCTCCCCTCCCAGCTTCCAG GTGTTCAGGTTCATCTACTGCTGCCGCCTGGCTGAGATGGGGCTGGCCGCGCAGGCCTTCCACTACTGCGAGGCGATCGCCAGGAGCGTCCTGGCGCAGCCGCACAGACACTCGCCCGTGCTGCTTCACCAGCTGGTGCAG GTCGCCTCCCAGTTGCGCCTCTTTGACCCTCAGCTGAAGGAGAAGCCGGAGGAGGAGGCATCTGCAGAGCCTCCTTGGCTGGTCCAGCTGCAGCTCGTGGAGAGACAGGTCGAG GAGGGTGCTGTGGCCTGGAGTCAGGACGGAGCCTGCCCCCCACACTGCCCTAGCTCACCAAGCCCTGAGGTGGGGCCCCGTGACGGCCCAGAACCCACCCAGCTGGTGGGCCTGGGTGCCGACAACCCACTGCTGGCCCCGCCAGTGACCGGCGCCGAGCTCTTAAGCCAGGATGTGCGGCTGCTGCCCTCAG ctcctctgACGCTCCCCGATGGCCCAGCAGCCGTTCCCGTCCGGGTGCCCATGTTCCCCGTGCCACTGCCAGGTCCTGTCGAGCTGGGGCCCGTACATGGTCCCCCAGGGGCTGTACCTGGCTTTCCAGAGCCCTCTGGGCCTGACCCTGTGGCCCTGTACCCCGGACCTGGGGTGCCACCTCTCCAGGAGACGGACCGCCTGCTCCCGGAGGCCAGGGGCCAGGACACAG GGGTGGTGCCGCAGGAGACACCCGGCAGAAGCTCGCGCTCGGAGCCGGGAGAGGAGGAGTTTGGTGGGAACTTCGCTGATACG GGCTCCTTGAGAACCTCACCAGGTCCCGAGGCGCCGCCTCAGGCCCTGCAGCTGCCTGCGCCGCTGACGCCCGCGCCCGAAGTGCAGAGACCTGTCCAGGCCGCCAAGAAGGAGAGCAAGGAGCCGAAGAAG AGCAGCGAATCCTGGTTCTCTCGCTGGCTGCCTGTGAAGAAAAGGACAGAAGCTTACCTGCCAGACGACAAGAACAAATCG ATCGTCTGGGATGAAAAGAAGAACCGATGGGTGGACGTCAATGAGCCAGAGGAGGAG AAGAAGGCTCCACCTCCGCCTCCAGCTGCCCTTCCCAAGGCTCCACAAGCTGCCCACCCTGGTCCCGGAGGGCTCCCCAGACCCACCGTGAACATGTATTCTAGAAAAGCAG CTGGAACCAGGGCACGCTACGTGGACGTCTTGAACCCGGGGGGCCCCCAGCGGAGCGAGCCAGCCCTGGCTCCCACTGACCTCTTTGCACCCCTGGCCCCGCTTCCAATTCCGGCTCACCTGTTGGGCCCAAACGCAG ATGCAGAGGAGCTGCCATCCACTGAGCGGGCCAGCAGGGAGGGGCCGGCCAGGCCAGAGCCCACCTCGGATCCCAAG GTGTTCGGGCCTGCAGTGGCGTCGCTCCCTGGACCTGAACTCCCAGCATCTGGACTGGATGGTCCCCAGGGAGGAGAG